One window of the Magnolia sinica isolate HGM2019 chromosome 19, MsV1, whole genome shotgun sequence genome contains the following:
- the LOC131235334 gene encoding non-specific lipid-transfer protein 2-like, translating into MKCSHIALFVTLALLLINVPVSESVTCNPMQLSSCASAILASAPPTSACCTKLKEQKPCLCQYLKNPNLKKYINNGNAKRVSRACSTPFPNC; encoded by the coding sequence ATGAAGTGTTCTCACATAGCACTGTTTGTTACACTGGCTTTGCTTCTGATCAATGTGCCGGTTTCAGAATCGGTCACGTGCAACCCCATGCAGCTAAGCTCATGTGCGAGTGCGATCTTGGCGTCGGCACCACCGACTAGTGCATGCTGCACCAAGCTCAAGGAACAGAAGCCCTGCCTTTGCCAGTACCTGAAGAACCCTAACCTTAAGAAGTACATAAACAATGGAAATGCCAAGAGGGTGTCACGTGCGTGCAGCACTCCTTTCCCCAACTGCTAA